One part of the Terriglobia bacterium genome encodes these proteins:
- a CDS encoding Fic family protein, which produces MSKDRNRAISLGLVAIIDQLGLKIPYPAVRSELTGGARRTRITNAEVLEQYPTSYKPDEGVIGQLRFALRYEPLDLGVYKAAFQQIEKIKLEHWVQSEPNGIFARRAWYLYELLTGNTFSVPDLTSGPYIDLLDQDLHIVGPAMRVRRQRVFDNLLGNKDYCPLIRRTEKLKADFEKNLAERAQAMVAGVDPAVLKRAIHYLFTKETKSSFAIEGEAPSKDRTERFVAALMRAEKFDALRKKALVELQNAIVDPRYAQEDWRDNQVYVGETLPDYSQEVHFVCPRPQDVGSLMDGWMRMMARLLDTGSPVHPVCAAAAGAFGFVFVHPFQDGNGRIHRFLVHHVLAKMNFTPRGVLFPVSAVMLRDMAAYGRVLENFSGAIHPWIQYTMDADHRMTVSSETADLYRYFDATIETEYLFACIEDTIDRDLKTELEFLKFFDAAVQLVMEIVDMPNQRASLIVRLIHQNKGRLAQGKRQLFAELTDDEIDQIESAVQRANVAV; this is translated from the coding sequence GAACAGTATCCCACATCGTACAAACCGGACGAGGGAGTGATTGGACAACTTCGCTTTGCTCTGCGCTATGAGCCACTCGATCTGGGGGTATACAAAGCGGCTTTCCAGCAGATCGAAAAGATTAAGCTTGAGCATTGGGTGCAAAGCGAGCCCAACGGAATCTTCGCCCGGCGCGCCTGGTATCTGTATGAACTGCTCACCGGGAACACTTTCAGTGTCCCGGATCTGACCTCCGGCCCGTACATCGATTTGCTTGATCAAGACCTCCATATTGTAGGCCCGGCAATGCGCGTGAGACGGCAGCGCGTCTTCGACAATCTTCTGGGCAACAAAGACTATTGCCCGCTCATTCGCCGGACGGAAAAGCTCAAAGCTGATTTCGAAAAGAATCTGGCCGAGCGGGCGCAAGCCATGGTTGCCGGAGTTGATCCGGCGGTTTTGAAACGAGCGATCCACTATCTCTTCACCAAAGAAACGAAATCATCTTTTGCCATCGAAGGTGAGGCCCCCAGCAAAGACCGCACCGAGCGTTTTGTGGCCGCTCTGATGAGAGCAGAAAAATTTGACGCGCTCAGGAAAAAAGCCCTGGTCGAACTCCAGAATGCGATCGTCGATCCTCGGTACGCCCAAGAAGACTGGCGGGATAACCAGGTGTACGTCGGTGAGACCCTGCCCGACTATTCTCAGGAAGTTCATTTTGTTTGCCCCAGGCCGCAGGATGTCGGTTCACTCATGGACGGCTGGATGCGGATGATGGCCCGGCTGTTGGACACGGGCAGCCCCGTCCATCCGGTATGCGCCGCAGCTGCTGGAGCCTTCGGTTTCGTGTTTGTACACCCATTTCAGGACGGGAACGGGCGCATTCACCGATTCCTGGTGCACCACGTGCTGGCAAAGATGAACTTCACTCCGCGGGGTGTCCTCTTTCCTGTTTCGGCAGTTATGCTCAGGGACATGGCCGCCTACGGCCGTGTGCTGGAGAACTTCTCCGGTGCGATTCATCCATGGATCCAGTACACCATGGACGCGGACCACAGGATGACCGTATCCAGCGAGACTGCGGATCTCTATCGCTATTTTGACGCCACCATCGAGACCGAGTATTTGTTTGCCTGCATTGAAGACACCATTGACAGGGATTTAAAAACTGAATTGGAGTTTTTAAAGTTCTTCGACGCAGCCGTGCAGTTGGTCATGGAGATCGTTGATATGCCGAACCAGCGGGCGTCCCTGATCGTGCGGCTCATTCATCAGAACAAGGGTAGGCTCGCGCAAGGGAAGCGACAACTGTTTGCAGAGTTGACCGACGACGAAATCGATCAAATTGAGTCCGCAGTCCAAAGGGCCAATGTGGCCGTATGA